In one window of Lytechinus pictus isolate F3 Inbred chromosome 19, Lp3.0, whole genome shotgun sequence DNA:
- the LOC129282485 gene encoding D(1)-like dopamine receptor, with product MESAKTTLHTATRISSTLSTKKTEILGNDTDIQLTVETYMTSGISGSLGIHPSMVNGTSNDSSPYADDFGTFTKPPWHLGIISIIYGILIIITVVGNIFVMVAYHRDPRIRRSVANTFILNLAIADFIVGAFTLPVYFGWNLVGVWIFGEYLCKVWSFVDFTVTAMSVITIILISLDRYWLLSKKAAYASFQTQRRVDTTIGICWSVVSAIFLVLIFAWSAIVGQFNVDFSNFCESEFVFNLSALICVVITNFAIPAMIIAILNIQVYRMIRERARGIDALDKSIQRESGVKITSGRTTFLLRALRKKQVPPVAGIETKTKKRDPAVILVTVTNRKASECHHNPAYEQQSDVATSSLSNGGASASSIAIDENNVCATNDDQSGERENMNVDESIQQTPELKQNVFSVCKGEQRKHESPEATPSSNLEGMKTKLKKKQREFKRERKAAFILAVLVSVFIFCWLPYNITVVIGISCSYECIPETVFIVVENLVWINSALNPLLYAFTNVHFRRNFLTFLGFGRMARKLEGPHSIA from the coding sequence ATGGAGAGCGCCAAGACCACGCTTCATACGGCTACCAGGATCAGTAGCACGCTTTCGACCAAGAAGACGGAGATACTGGGGAACGATACCGACATACAGCTGACCGTGGAGACATACATGACATCGGGAATCAGTGGAAGTTTGGGAATACACCCCTCTATGGTGAACGGTACGAGCAACGACTCATCGCCATATGCTGACGACTTCGGAACCTTCACGAAACCGCCGTGGCACCTTGGTATAATCAGCATCATCTATGGCATCCTCATCATAATAACCGTAGTCGGAAATATCTTCGTCATGGTCGCTTACCATCGCGACCCAAGGATTCGACGTAGCGTCGCGAACACGTTCATCCTCAATCTCGCCATTGCCGATTTCATAGTTGGGGCTTTCACATTGCCTGTTTACTTTGGGTGGAACCTCGTGGGTGTGTGGATATTCGGAGAATACTTGTGCAAGGTGTGGTCTTTCGTCGACTTCACAGTGACAGCTATGTCAgtgatcaccatcatcctcatcagcCTCGATCGCTACTGGCTGCTCAGCAAGAAGGCAGCTTACGCTTCATTCCAAACACAGCGACGCGTTGACACGACGATAGGGATATGCTGGTCAGTAGTCTCGGCTATATTTCTTGTTCTAATATTTGCCTGGTCTGCAATTGTAGGTCAATTCAACGTCGACTTCTCAAACTTTTGTGAGAGCGAGTTCGTCTTCAACCTCTCTGCTTTGATTTGTGTGGTAATAACAAATTTTGCTATTCCTGCCATGATCATAGCGATCTTGAATATTCAGGTTTACAGGATGATTCGCGAGCGAGCGAGAGGCATCGATGCCTTGGACAAATCTATACAGCGTGAAAGTGGTGTCAAAATAACGTCAGGCAGAACAACATTCTTGCTTCGTGCTCTGCGCAAGAAGCAAGTGCCTCCCGTCGCCGGAATAGAAACAAAGACTAAGAAAAGGGACCCTGCGGTCATCCTCGTCACCGTTACTAACAGAAAAGCCTCAGAATGCCATCACAACCCCGCGTACGAACAACAGAGCGATGTCGCTACGTCGTCATTGTCGAATGGTGGGGCATCGGCTAGCAGTATCGCGATAGACGAGAATAACGTTTGCGCGACGAACGACGATCAATCTGGAGAGCGCGAAAACATGAACGTTGACGAGTCGATTCAACAGACTCCTGAACTCAAACAGAATGTTTTCTCGGTGTGCAAAGGGGAGCAACGGAAACACGAAAGCCCCGAAGCAACGCCTAGCTCGAACCTTGAGGGTATGAAAACTAAATTGAAGAAGAAACAACGGGAATTTAAACGGGAACGGAAAGCCGCGTTCATACTTGCTGTTCTGGTTTCGGTGTTCATATTCTGCTGGTTGCCTTACAATATTACAGTTGTGATAGGCATTAGTTGCAGTTACGAATGTATCCCAGAAACAGTCTTCATAGTGGTGGAGAATCTAGTTTGGATCAACAGTGCACTGAATCCTTTACTGTATGCTTTCACTAACGTCCATTTTCGTAGAAACTTTCTGACATTTTTAGGGTTTGGACGGATGGCCCGGAAACTAGAAGGACCCCACAGCATTGCTTGA